A window of the Gossypium hirsutum isolate 1008001.06 chromosome A05, Gossypium_hirsutum_v2.1, whole genome shotgun sequence genome harbors these coding sequences:
- the LOC107959329 gene encoding protein EMSY-LIKE 3 isoform X1 — MDYGLSDSSGTDDDLPPSHQNRFQRGGRTAAGNGRSAVIGSAPLPRMHGDMETQIHLIEQEAYCSILRAFKAQSDALTWEKESLITELRKELRVSDEEHRELLLRVNADDMLRRIREWRTGSGLQPGMLSTSQPMLDPVPSPSVSGSRKKMKTSHSVASLSMGAPSPALHPSMQPSSSASRRGPMPGANSKKSKSLMQHPSRGLPGKPQAPNRTSTGAFAANVRAEAAPYDPLIGRKVWTRWPEDNHFYEAVITDYNSVEGRHALVYDINTADETWEWVNLKEISPEDIRWEGDDPGISRRGGHPGPGRGIKKSMACGGGVAGAGRGRGSLKGQAKKDFPLMQNGVGKKVLADIEILHTDTLIKEVEKVFGASHPDSIEIEKAKKVLKEHEQALVDAIARLEGASDGESADGEHPFSQGQSMDQERAWRKRQYNDEMGEGRIIEGSDGAIK, encoded by the exons ATGGACTATGGGCTTTCTGATAGCAGTG GAACAGATGATGACCTCCCTCCTTCACATCAGAACAGGTTTCAAAGAGGGGGTCGTACTGCTGCTGGGAATGGAAGATCAGCAGTTATAGGCTCTGCTCCTTTGCCTAGAATGCATGGTGACATGGAAACACAAATCCATCTCATTGAGCAGGAAGCATACTGTTCGATCTTGCGGGCCTTCAAAGCTCAATCTGATGCTTTAACTTGG GAGAAGGAAAGTTTAATTACTGAACTAAGAAAGGAGTTGAGAGTATCAGATGAGGAACATAGGGAGCTTCTATTGAGGGTTAATGCTGATGACATGCTTCGGAGGATAAG GGAATGGAGAACGGGAAGTGGCCTCCAGCCTGGAATGCTTAGTACAAGTCAGCCTATGCTTGACCCTGTACCTAGTCCTTCAGTATCAGGATCACGCAAGAAAATGAAAACATCACATTCAGTAGCTTCATTATCCATGGGTGCACCATCTCCTGCATTGCATCCATCTATGCAACCATCTTCATCAGCCTCAAGACGAGGTCCTATGCCAGGAGCAAATAGCAAGAAGTCAAAATCT TTGATGCAGCATCCTTCCAGAGGCCTTCCTGGAAAGCCCCAGGCTCCTAATCGTACCTCAACAGGAGCATTTGCTGCAAATGTACGTGCTGAAGCTGCACCATATGATCCATTAATTGGAAGGAAAGTTTGGACAAGGTGGCCTGAAGACAATCATTTCTATGAGGCTGTTATAACAGACTATAACTCAGTTGAG GGGCGGCATGCTTTGGTTTATGATATAAATACTGCAGATGAAACCTGGGAATGGGTCAATCTCAAAGAG ATATCTCCTGAAGATATTAGATGGGAAGGTGATGATCCTGGAATATCCCGTAGAGGTGGCCACCCTGGTCCAGGCCGTGGGATTAAGAAGTCCATGGCTTGCGGTGGTGGGGTGGCTGGAGCTGGAAGAGGTAGGGGGAGTTTAAAGGGTCAGGCTAAAAAAGATTTTCCTTTGATGCAAAATGGTGTTGGAAAAAAGGTTTTGGCGGATATTGAGATACTTCATACAGATACTCTAATTAAGGAG GTGGAAAAAGTTTTTGGTGCAAGCCACCCTGATTCCATAGAaattgagaaagcaaagaaagtgCTGAAA GAGCATGAACAAGCCCTAGTTGATGCAATTGCGAGACTTGAAGGTGCATCTGACGGTGAAAGTG CAGATGGAGAGCATCCGTTCTCACAAGGACAGTCAATGGATCAAGAAAGAGCATGGAGAAAACGGCAGTACAATGATGAGATGGGTGAGGGTAGAATAATTGAAGGGTCTGATGGCGCAATCAAATGA
- the LOC107959330 gene encoding uncharacterized protein translates to MSNYTVERIKVVTPDKVELMPKVFKPNEEIKDNLVVVLVHPYSILGGRQALLKGIASGLAENGHRAVTFDMRGVGESTGRASLTGFAEVKDVIAVCNWVSEHLDSHRILLVGSSAGAPIAGSAVDQIGQVVGYVSLGYPFGMMASILFGRHHKAILQSSKPKLFVMGTRDGFTSVKQLNKKLSSAAGRNEIYLMEGVSHFEMEGPAYDAEMVKLILKFISSL, encoded by the exons ATGTCAAACTACACAGTGGAACGCATCAAAGTTGTAACTCCTGATAAAGTGGAACTGATGCCAAAAGTTTTTAAACCTAATGAAGAGATCAAAGACAACTTAGTGGTAGTCCTTGTCCATCCCTACTCGATCCTGGGTGGGCGTCAGGCTCTTTTGAAGGGGATTGCTTCTGGATTAGCTGAAAATGGTCATAGGGCTGTTACTTTTGATATGAGGGGAGTTGGAGAGTCCACTGGAAGAGCTTCTCTTACAGGTTTTGCTGAAGTCAAGGATGTTATTGCTGTCTGCAATTGGGTTTCTGAACATCTTGATTCTCACAGAATCCTGTTGGTGGGTTCTTCTGCAG GGGCGCCAATTGCGGGGTCTGCAGTTGATCAAATCGGGCAAGTTGTGGGGTACGTAAGTTTGGGGTACCCTTTTGGCATGATGGCCTCCATCCTTTTTGGAAGACACCACAAAGCCATCCTCCAATCCTCAAAACCCAAACTCTTCGTCATGGGAACTCGGGATGGATTTACCAGTGTCAAGCAGCTCAACAAGAAGCTTAGTTCCGCAGCCGGGCGCAATGAAATATATTTAATGGAAGGAGTTAGCCACTTTGAAATGGAAGGCCCTGCTTATGATGCTGAGATGGTGAAGCTTATCCTTAAGTTCATTTCCTCATTGTAA
- the LOC107959329 gene encoding protein EMSY-LIKE 3 isoform X3: MDYGLSDSSGTDDDLPPSHQNRFQRGGRTAAGNGRSAVIGSAPLPRMHGDMETQIHLIEQEAYCSILRAFKAQSDALTWEKESLITELRKELRVSDEEHRELLLRVNADDMLRRIREWRTGSGLQPGMLSTSQPMLDPVPSPSVSGSRKKMKTSHSVASLSMGAPSPALHPSMQPSSSASRRGPMPGANSKKSKSHPSRGLPGKPQAPNRTSTGAFAANVRAEAAPYDPLIGRKVWTRWPEDNHFYEAVITDYNSVEGRHALVYDINTADETWEWVNLKEISPEDIRWEGDDPGISRRGGHPGPGRGIKKSMACGGGVAGAGRGRGSLKGQAKKDFPLMQNGVGKKVLADIEILHTDTLIKEVEKVFGASHPDSIEIEKAKKVLKEHEQALVDAIARLEGASDGESADGEHPFSQGQSMDQERAWRKRQYNDEMGEGRIIEGSDGAIK, from the exons ATGGACTATGGGCTTTCTGATAGCAGTG GAACAGATGATGACCTCCCTCCTTCACATCAGAACAGGTTTCAAAGAGGGGGTCGTACTGCTGCTGGGAATGGAAGATCAGCAGTTATAGGCTCTGCTCCTTTGCCTAGAATGCATGGTGACATGGAAACACAAATCCATCTCATTGAGCAGGAAGCATACTGTTCGATCTTGCGGGCCTTCAAAGCTCAATCTGATGCTTTAACTTGG GAGAAGGAAAGTTTAATTACTGAACTAAGAAAGGAGTTGAGAGTATCAGATGAGGAACATAGGGAGCTTCTATTGAGGGTTAATGCTGATGACATGCTTCGGAGGATAAG GGAATGGAGAACGGGAAGTGGCCTCCAGCCTGGAATGCTTAGTACAAGTCAGCCTATGCTTGACCCTGTACCTAGTCCTTCAGTATCAGGATCACGCAAGAAAATGAAAACATCACATTCAGTAGCTTCATTATCCATGGGTGCACCATCTCCTGCATTGCATCCATCTATGCAACCATCTTCATCAGCCTCAAGACGAGGTCCTATGCCAGGAGCAAATAGCAAGAAGTCAAAATCT CATCCTTCCAGAGGCCTTCCTGGAAAGCCCCAGGCTCCTAATCGTACCTCAACAGGAGCATTTGCTGCAAATGTACGTGCTGAAGCTGCACCATATGATCCATTAATTGGAAGGAAAGTTTGGACAAGGTGGCCTGAAGACAATCATTTCTATGAGGCTGTTATAACAGACTATAACTCAGTTGAG GGGCGGCATGCTTTGGTTTATGATATAAATACTGCAGATGAAACCTGGGAATGGGTCAATCTCAAAGAG ATATCTCCTGAAGATATTAGATGGGAAGGTGATGATCCTGGAATATCCCGTAGAGGTGGCCACCCTGGTCCAGGCCGTGGGATTAAGAAGTCCATGGCTTGCGGTGGTGGGGTGGCTGGAGCTGGAAGAGGTAGGGGGAGTTTAAAGGGTCAGGCTAAAAAAGATTTTCCTTTGATGCAAAATGGTGTTGGAAAAAAGGTTTTGGCGGATATTGAGATACTTCATACAGATACTCTAATTAAGGAG GTGGAAAAAGTTTTTGGTGCAAGCCACCCTGATTCCATAGAaattgagaaagcaaagaaagtgCTGAAA GAGCATGAACAAGCCCTAGTTGATGCAATTGCGAGACTTGAAGGTGCATCTGACGGTGAAAGTG CAGATGGAGAGCATCCGTTCTCACAAGGACAGTCAATGGATCAAGAAAGAGCATGGAGAAAACGGCAGTACAATGATGAGATGGGTGAGGGTAGAATAATTGAAGGGTCTGATGGCGCAATCAAATGA
- the LOC107959329 gene encoding protein EMSY-LIKE 3 isoform X4: MDYGLSDSSGTDDDLPPSHQNRFQRGGRTAAGNGRSAVIGSAPLPRMHGDMETQIHLIEQEAYCSILRAFKAQSDALTWEKESLITELRKELRVSDEEHRELLLRVNADDMLRRIREWRTGSGLQPGMLSTSQPMLDPVPSPSVSGSRKKMKTSHSVASLSMGAPSPALHPSMQPSSSASRRGPMPGANSKKSKSHPSRGLPGKPQAPNRTSTGAFAANVRAEAAPYDPLIGRKVWTRWPEDNHFYEAVITDYNSVEGRHALVYDINTADETWEWVNLKEISPEDIRWEGDDPGISRRGGHPGPGRGIKKSMACGGGVAGAGRGRGSLKGQAKKDFPLMQNGVGKKVLADIEILHTDTLIKEVEKVFGASHPDSIEIEKAKKVLKEHEQALVDAIARLEGASDGESDGEHPFSQGQSMDQERAWRKRQYNDEMGEGRIIEGSDGAIK; encoded by the exons ATGGACTATGGGCTTTCTGATAGCAGTG GAACAGATGATGACCTCCCTCCTTCACATCAGAACAGGTTTCAAAGAGGGGGTCGTACTGCTGCTGGGAATGGAAGATCAGCAGTTATAGGCTCTGCTCCTTTGCCTAGAATGCATGGTGACATGGAAACACAAATCCATCTCATTGAGCAGGAAGCATACTGTTCGATCTTGCGGGCCTTCAAAGCTCAATCTGATGCTTTAACTTGG GAGAAGGAAAGTTTAATTACTGAACTAAGAAAGGAGTTGAGAGTATCAGATGAGGAACATAGGGAGCTTCTATTGAGGGTTAATGCTGATGACATGCTTCGGAGGATAAG GGAATGGAGAACGGGAAGTGGCCTCCAGCCTGGAATGCTTAGTACAAGTCAGCCTATGCTTGACCCTGTACCTAGTCCTTCAGTATCAGGATCACGCAAGAAAATGAAAACATCACATTCAGTAGCTTCATTATCCATGGGTGCACCATCTCCTGCATTGCATCCATCTATGCAACCATCTTCATCAGCCTCAAGACGAGGTCCTATGCCAGGAGCAAATAGCAAGAAGTCAAAATCT CATCCTTCCAGAGGCCTTCCTGGAAAGCCCCAGGCTCCTAATCGTACCTCAACAGGAGCATTTGCTGCAAATGTACGTGCTGAAGCTGCACCATATGATCCATTAATTGGAAGGAAAGTTTGGACAAGGTGGCCTGAAGACAATCATTTCTATGAGGCTGTTATAACAGACTATAACTCAGTTGAG GGGCGGCATGCTTTGGTTTATGATATAAATACTGCAGATGAAACCTGGGAATGGGTCAATCTCAAAGAG ATATCTCCTGAAGATATTAGATGGGAAGGTGATGATCCTGGAATATCCCGTAGAGGTGGCCACCCTGGTCCAGGCCGTGGGATTAAGAAGTCCATGGCTTGCGGTGGTGGGGTGGCTGGAGCTGGAAGAGGTAGGGGGAGTTTAAAGGGTCAGGCTAAAAAAGATTTTCCTTTGATGCAAAATGGTGTTGGAAAAAAGGTTTTGGCGGATATTGAGATACTTCATACAGATACTCTAATTAAGGAG GTGGAAAAAGTTTTTGGTGCAAGCCACCCTGATTCCATAGAaattgagaaagcaaagaaagtgCTGAAA GAGCATGAACAAGCCCTAGTTGATGCAATTGCGAGACTTGAAGGTGCATCTGACGGTGAAAGTG ATGGAGAGCATCCGTTCTCACAAGGACAGTCAATGGATCAAGAAAGAGCATGGAGAAAACGGCAGTACAATGATGAGATGGGTGAGGGTAGAATAATTGAAGGGTCTGATGGCGCAATCAAATGA
- the LOC107959329 gene encoding protein EMSY-LIKE 3 isoform X2 produces the protein MDYGLSDSSGTDDDLPPSHQNRFQRGGRTAAGNGRSAVIGSAPLPRMHGDMETQIHLIEQEAYCSILRAFKAQSDALTWEKESLITELRKELRVSDEEHRELLLRVNADDMLRRIREWRTGSGLQPGMLSTSQPMLDPVPSPSVSGSRKKMKTSHSVASLSMGAPSPALHPSMQPSSSASRRGPMPGANSKKSKSLMQHPSRGLPGKPQAPNRTSTGAFAANVRAEAAPYDPLIGRKVWTRWPEDNHFYEAVITDYNSVEGRHALVYDINTADETWEWVNLKEISPEDIRWEGDDPGISRRGGHPGPGRGIKKSMACGGGVAGAGRGRGSLKGQAKKDFPLMQNGVGKKVLADIEILHTDTLIKEVEKVFGASHPDSIEIEKAKKVLKEHEQALVDAIARLEGASDGESDGEHPFSQGQSMDQERAWRKRQYNDEMGEGRIIEGSDGAIK, from the exons ATGGACTATGGGCTTTCTGATAGCAGTG GAACAGATGATGACCTCCCTCCTTCACATCAGAACAGGTTTCAAAGAGGGGGTCGTACTGCTGCTGGGAATGGAAGATCAGCAGTTATAGGCTCTGCTCCTTTGCCTAGAATGCATGGTGACATGGAAACACAAATCCATCTCATTGAGCAGGAAGCATACTGTTCGATCTTGCGGGCCTTCAAAGCTCAATCTGATGCTTTAACTTGG GAGAAGGAAAGTTTAATTACTGAACTAAGAAAGGAGTTGAGAGTATCAGATGAGGAACATAGGGAGCTTCTATTGAGGGTTAATGCTGATGACATGCTTCGGAGGATAAG GGAATGGAGAACGGGAAGTGGCCTCCAGCCTGGAATGCTTAGTACAAGTCAGCCTATGCTTGACCCTGTACCTAGTCCTTCAGTATCAGGATCACGCAAGAAAATGAAAACATCACATTCAGTAGCTTCATTATCCATGGGTGCACCATCTCCTGCATTGCATCCATCTATGCAACCATCTTCATCAGCCTCAAGACGAGGTCCTATGCCAGGAGCAAATAGCAAGAAGTCAAAATCT TTGATGCAGCATCCTTCCAGAGGCCTTCCTGGAAAGCCCCAGGCTCCTAATCGTACCTCAACAGGAGCATTTGCTGCAAATGTACGTGCTGAAGCTGCACCATATGATCCATTAATTGGAAGGAAAGTTTGGACAAGGTGGCCTGAAGACAATCATTTCTATGAGGCTGTTATAACAGACTATAACTCAGTTGAG GGGCGGCATGCTTTGGTTTATGATATAAATACTGCAGATGAAACCTGGGAATGGGTCAATCTCAAAGAG ATATCTCCTGAAGATATTAGATGGGAAGGTGATGATCCTGGAATATCCCGTAGAGGTGGCCACCCTGGTCCAGGCCGTGGGATTAAGAAGTCCATGGCTTGCGGTGGTGGGGTGGCTGGAGCTGGAAGAGGTAGGGGGAGTTTAAAGGGTCAGGCTAAAAAAGATTTTCCTTTGATGCAAAATGGTGTTGGAAAAAAGGTTTTGGCGGATATTGAGATACTTCATACAGATACTCTAATTAAGGAG GTGGAAAAAGTTTTTGGTGCAAGCCACCCTGATTCCATAGAaattgagaaagcaaagaaagtgCTGAAA GAGCATGAACAAGCCCTAGTTGATGCAATTGCGAGACTTGAAGGTGCATCTGACGGTGAAAGTG ATGGAGAGCATCCGTTCTCACAAGGACAGTCAATGGATCAAGAAAGAGCATGGAGAAAACGGCAGTACAATGATGAGATGGGTGAGGGTAGAATAATTGAAGGGTCTGATGGCGCAATCAAATGA